From the Pseudomonadota bacterium genome, one window contains:
- a CDS encoding long-chain fatty acid--CoA ligase: MAAAKGTLLHLFQQRLREHPAKAALLERSGAAWRPTTWKEWDARARSLAAALLGEGVAPGDNVAIFSYSRREWLEADLAIMMIGARTVTIYHNLSRETVELILADSGAAVVLAEGPLQVRGLFGGGAPPAAVRRIVVLEDRQTPIARPGAPAPRELSLDEALPASHRGLAVLYEEFLEGGAKGMKAHAVEIERRIATLDPEDVTKIVYTSGTTGEPKGAMLTHRNCASVVDEVDRILGLRPGDVCLLFLPLAHVYAQLSYHAALRVGFTIAFARSMLTAVDDAASVRPDFFCTVPRLFEKIHAGVIAQVEKGGPIKRAVFDWAMGIGLRHSRHLQAREDVPGLLNVQASVADALVFRKIRAALGGRVRMIISGGAACPRHLLEFFHAAGIQIIEGYGMTEGASLSNANRVSRYKFGTVGSAIDGVDVQVADDGEILVRGPGVMKGYLNRPDDTREAIDAAGWLHTGDIGVIDEDGFLTITDRKKDIIITSGGKNIAPAFIEAKLVRSRFVSQALVFGDGRPFLVALLTMDREYAEGFAAEKGVAARGEALASDPVVREAIDADVQGVNGALDSFATVKRFAVLPTEFSIDKGEVTPSLKLRRKVISSRYRELLESLYAAGTTP; encoded by the coding sequence GCGAGCACCCGGCCAAGGCCGCGCTGCTCGAGCGCAGCGGCGCGGCGTGGAGGCCGACGACGTGGAAGGAGTGGGACGCGCGCGCGCGCTCCCTCGCGGCGGCGCTGCTCGGCGAGGGCGTCGCGCCGGGGGACAACGTCGCGATCTTCTCCTACTCGCGCCGGGAGTGGCTGGAGGCGGACCTCGCGATCATGATGATCGGCGCCCGCACGGTCACGATCTACCACAACCTGAGCCGCGAGACGGTCGAGCTCATCCTGGCGGACTCCGGCGCGGCGGTCGTCCTCGCCGAGGGGCCGCTGCAGGTCCGGGGCCTGTTCGGGGGCGGCGCCCCGCCGGCCGCGGTCCGGAGGATCGTGGTCCTCGAGGATCGGCAGACGCCGATCGCCAGGCCGGGCGCGCCCGCGCCGCGGGAGCTCTCGCTCGACGAGGCGCTGCCGGCTTCGCACCGCGGCCTCGCGGTCCTCTACGAGGAGTTCCTCGAGGGCGGCGCGAAGGGCATGAAGGCCCACGCGGTCGAGATCGAGCGGCGCATCGCGACCCTGGATCCCGAGGACGTCACGAAGATCGTCTACACCTCCGGCACGACCGGCGAGCCGAAGGGCGCCATGCTCACGCACAGGAACTGCGCGTCGGTCGTCGACGAGGTGGATCGCATCCTCGGCTTGCGCCCGGGCGACGTCTGCCTCCTGTTCCTGCCGCTCGCCCACGTCTACGCCCAGCTCTCGTACCACGCGGCGCTGCGCGTCGGGTTCACGATCGCGTTCGCGCGGTCGATGCTCACGGCGGTCGACGACGCCGCGTCGGTGCGGCCGGACTTCTTCTGCACCGTGCCGCGCCTGTTCGAGAAGATCCACGCCGGGGTCATCGCGCAGGTCGAGAAGGGGGGCCCCATCAAGCGGGCCGTCTTCGACTGGGCGATGGGGATCGGGCTCCGGCACAGCCGCCACCTGCAGGCGCGCGAGGACGTGCCCGGGCTCCTCAACGTGCAGGCGTCCGTCGCCGACGCGCTCGTGTTCCGCAAGATCCGGGCCGCGCTCGGCGGGCGGGTCCGGATGATCATCTCCGGCGGCGCCGCCTGCCCGCGCCACCTCCTCGAGTTCTTCCACGCGGCCGGGATCCAGATCATCGAGGGCTACGGCATGACCGAGGGCGCGTCGCTGTCGAACGCGAACCGGGTCTCCCGCTACAAGTTCGGCACCGTGGGGTCCGCGATCGACGGCGTGGACGTGCAGGTCGCGGACGACGGCGAGATCCTCGTGCGCGGCCCGGGCGTCATGAAGGGCTACCTGAACCGGCCCGACGACACCCGGGAGGCGATCGACGCCGCGGGGTGGCTGCACACCGGGGACATCGGCGTCATCGACGAGGACGGCTTCCTCACGATCACGGACAGGAAGAAGGACATCATCATCACCTCCGGGGGGAAGAACATCGCGCCCGCGTTCATCGAGGCGAAGCTCGTGCGGAGCCGGTTCGTGTCGCAGGCGCTCGTCTTCGGCGACGGCAGGCCGTTCCTCGTCGCGCTCCTGACGATGGACCGGGAGTACGCCGAGGGGTTCGCGGCGGAGAAGGGCGTCGCCGCGCGCGGCGAGGCGCTGGCGTCGGACCCTGTCGTGCGCGAGGCGATCGACGCGGACGTCCAAGGCGTGAACGGGGCGCTCGACTCGTTCGCGACGGTGAAGCGGTTCGCCGTGCTGCCGACCGAGTTCTCCATCGACAAGGGCGAGGTGACCCCCAGCCTGAAGCTCCGGCGCAAGGTGATCTCCAGCCGCTACCGGGAGCTCCTCGAGAGCCTCTACGCCGCGGGGACTACGCCTTGA